The genomic region ATGGCTATCCTTCATCTCCATCGCTGTCTATTTTTAGAATGTTATCTTTCAGCCTGGATCAAGCCAGATATTCAACTTCTGTATTAGACATACTAGATCAGGCCTGAACAGTAGAGCTCCTTATAAAAACACTGGCAGCCTGTAGACTGGGTCTGGGAGAGAGGCAGTGTGAGCGGGGGGAGTATGGAGTTTCTTCACGTAGCTCCATGGCGTCAGTCAATACTGGGCTGTCAGGCCCGCGTGGCCACAGCTGCAGCCCACGGAGACAAGGTCGCTGTTCAGGCAGGCCTGGCCATCATGACCAATCAGTGTTGTTACCCTGCCAACTCTGGAAATAACCTCCGGCCACCCAACCAACATCACATTAACgaaacacacacattctcttCTGGTCAGGTTGAGGAGGAACAAGGCCAGGATCCCACTTTCTCTCTCGTGCAGAGGGAGTATAATTACATTGACTGACTgcctacccacctctctctcacacacacagtgcctgATGGATGGACGCTTTGCACCTCAACAGGAACATCTGGTTGATGAGAGTAGGAAGTGTATTTCTGTCAGACGAGCTGTTCGATCTGTGCCACTGAATGCTTGTCATGGAGTGAAAGACCTACAGCTGCCAGGGCTTTGTCTGTGACTAGTGAATGACCAGAACATGGAGAGGGTGACAGGTGTATGGGTATCGGGTGACATACTGTATTCAGACCAGAATATGACCAATATCAGAAAGCATCTCTCACTGGGGTTGGAAATGTTCAGCTCACTTGTCACATCCATCTTCAATCAACCTACACATTTGAATGAGTTTAATCCTATTATCCACCAAGCCTGCTATAATCGGTTTAGAGACTTTATCTACAGCATACCACACAATCGTATTATGTCTATAAGTCTTTTAAACTTGTAAGACCATGAATGACTTCTCTTATTTTTGGCACAACTTCAAAGTAAAATGCTAAAGTGCCTTCCCGCATGTCCCTGTGGAGAAGGGATTCGTGTGATTTGATGCATAGCAAGTGAATGTGCACGTGTTGCCAATCCAAAAAAAAAAGTATGGTCTCAACAATTTAATGATAACAGAACATTTATCTTACCTCTCCCCCATGGCCATCGAAAATCCCAAATATAGACGGGTGACTCCTGTTCACGATGTCAGTGAGGACCTCGAAGCGGTCTTCCATGTGATCTCTCCGGCCTTGGATGGAGTACACCGCAACATTGTTACTCTTGAACTCCCACGTTTTGGAGAACTCTGCGTCCAGAACATCTAGACCCCTGAATTTTTCATTCTGCATAATCTCCGCAACTTTCCCCTTGACCATTTTGACAGCATCGCGGCTGGACTTGACGATGGTTTTCACCTCGTCAGTGTGGAAGAAGTAACTCCACAGAGCCAGGCTTATGCATAGGAGGAACAAGGTCTCTGGTCTGAGCAGAAAATAACGCATGATCCGACCCAAAAGAGACAACAGTGTCATCGTATCCTCTATCATTTATACAAACACGAAATCACGGCAGGTAGTTATTGTTTATCCGCGACTTTCAGTCCATTATTATCGATGCGGGAATAAATAAATAGGCGAAACCAAATTAAGCAAGCGTAGCCTACAGCACAGCGTAAAAGGCTGAATTAATTAAACGAAACGCTGATAGCTCACATGTAGAAATGCTGCTTGACTTCTTGGAGAATCCGAATACACTTCGGGGTGAAAGATTCTGCCTTGGCTTGTTCACTCTAGCATAAAACCTCGTGAACCAGCGGTTGTCCCTTCTCCATATGATGCGGTGACTCACACAACCGTGCAAGGAGGAGAATGGTAGCTATATATAACCTCAGACAGTTGGAGACCTCGCTTTGAAGTACCTCGTTTAAAGCTAACCTGAAAACAAACTGCATGCTTCCTCAACCTTTGACAGCGAGATTGAACTGTAAAATAGTGCCCTCAAACTGCAGCGTTCGGTTTGCAGGATCGCACCACTGGGAGCACGTGAGGTGTGCACCATGCAAGCTTTTTTTAGGATAACATGCATCATATTTCTTGAGGGACAAACTAAGTGTCACTTGCAACTTTATACTGCTGAATGTAGCGTTTGGAAAAATTTTAACGTACGTAAATTCTGGACCGATGCATGGTCCTCCGTGGGATTGCTTTAATAGGATCCCACTTTCTATACGTTACAGCAAGCCCAGAGGTCCAGACCAATGTTTTGTCTGGAAGGGATACAGCTATTGTCAAAATGGACTTTTcgaagcaggttaggagaattaatgtaGGTTAGGAAAGGGATTCGGGTGAGCTAAAATGCAAAAAAAACCCGAAAACACCTTTGACGTTAAAAAAAAACGGTATCCCATCTAGACCCCATAGCGGTTATCAAACAGATAAGGCAAAGGTTTAGGAACTCTAAGGTACATTGTAAAATTCTACTTTGCTTTGTTGTGttcttgttgttgatgatgataatGGAGAAAGATAAAAGAGGAAGGTATACTATATAGATAACGATCAAATGTATCTTttgatacatttatttattttagattTAAACAATTGCCTTCTTGTCCAAGCCAATGTATGCAACAACAACCAAAAGGATTCATTGGATTATTACAATTTTTCCGTTATTTCACAACTACCATACATAATGCAGTTTCTTCTGTGTGTATGGGATTTAAATGGTTTATGAAGCAACTGCACTCAGGCAAAAGAGAGGAACGGACTGGGTCCTTTTGCCACCAGGAAGTACTGTGTCGTCATCATCCTGCTCATCCTTTCCAGTTTGTGTTGGAGAAACGTGGAGGTTCGCAACGTGTAGATGAACTAACATTCTGTAAGTATGTGTTGTGTATTACTTGTTTTATGAAACGGCATTAAGGGCCCCGAAACATTTTAACATGGCGCCTCCTATGTAATGACAACTGTCGCGATCATCGCAAATTAGTCGGCTAGCAAGTACCAGCCATTTAACATTCTATTTAACAGTTACTGGTTGCCGTTTGGTAAAGTAAATCCAATTGTATACATAGCTAACGAGAACTGCCAGCAGAGCGTGGTCTGTCAGATGAGATGTGACATTGTGATAATGGTTAACTGACAGATGTCATGGAATATTATCTAATTCTGTCTGTGTCATGtgtacaaaaaaataataataaacatatacagtggggcaaaagggtatttagtcagccaccaattgtgcaagttctcccacttaaaaagatgagaggcctgtaatttatcataggtacacttcaactatgacagacaaaatgaggggggaaaaaatccagaaaatcacattagagttaatgaatttatttgcaaattatggtggaaaataagtatctcaatactttgttatataccctttgttggcaatgacagaggtcaaacattttctgtaagtcttcacaaggttttcacacactcttgctgatattttggcccattcctccatgcagatctcctctagagcagtgatgttttggggctgttgctgggcaacacagactttcaactccctccaaagattttctatggggtagagatctggagactggctaggccactccaggaccttgaaatgcttcttacgaagccactccttcgttgcccgggcggtgtgtttgggatcattgtcatgctgaaagaaccagccacgtttcatcttcaatgcccttgctgatggtaggctttgttactttggtcccagctctctgcaggtcattcacttggtccccctgtgtggttctgggatttctgctcaccgttcttgtgatcattttgaccccacggggtgagctcttgcgtggagccccagatcgagggagattatcagtggtcttgtatgtcttccatttcctaataattgctcccacagttgatttcttcaaaccaagctgcttacctattgcagattcagtcttcccagcctggtgcaggtctacaattttgtttctgttgtcctttgacagctctttggtcttggccatagtggagtttggagtgtgactgtttgaggttgtggacaggtgtcttttatactgataacaagttcaaacaggtgccattaatacaggtaacgagtggaggacagaggagcctcttaaagaagttgttacaggtctgtgagagcaagaaatcttgcttgtttctaggtgaccaaatacttattttccaccataattttcaaataaattgattaaaaatcctacaatgtgattttctggattttctcattttgtttgtcatagttgaagtgtacctatgatgaaaatgacaggcctcatctttttaagtgggagaacttacacaattggtggctgactaaataattttttgccccactgtatataacgtTAACAGGACAGTTGGTACACTAGATAGCTGGCTACCATGTATTGACTATAATCAATACTCATTAGCTGTCGATAATATCATGACGTTTTTGAATATAATCTAAAAAGTAAACACTTGTCTGGTTCATAACATCAATCTGATTTGTCTTGTCTAGTTCTCACTGCTACATCCAAGCCATTTTATAATGGAGTACATGCAAGCTCCTGCTACGAGCAGTCAGGGGAACATGTAAGTAGAATTTATGATCAGCCTCCTACATGCTACAAATAATCTGTCCTTTACCATTAGTGTGAAGGTGTAGATTCATAGCCTTTTCAAACGTATCAGTTGGTACACAGTACTAATTAAGAAATAATTTCTCTCCTCTACCCAGCCTGTGCTGCACCTGTGGCATCCCCATCCCCCCAAACCCAGCCAACATGTGTGTGTCTTGCCTCAGGACCACAGTGGACATCTCTGAGGGAATCCCCAAGCAAGTCAACCTGCACTTCTGCAAGCAGTGTGAACGGTACTGCCCAGATCACCATCACAAGCCTCTCAAATTTAGTGCAACAGCTAAGATGTTTAAATCCCTATCTATTGCTCTTACTTGACTAAAGGATCGTTAGTCAGTTAACTGGGATCTTACCATGGCTCCTACATTAGTTCAGATGGATTGATTGCTCCTCTCTCTTCCATACAGGTACTTGCAGCCTCCAGCCTCCTGGGTGCAGTGTGCTCTGGAGTCCAGGGAACTGCTCGCCCTCTGCCTTAAAAAACTGAAGGGCAACATGACCAAAGTGAGTATCCCTTCCCTACTCTGCTCTATTTATATTCAAAGATACACTTGTTAAAAAATGTAACAGGGCTGTAGCCATTCACCTCAGAAACTCATGTGACCTCAATCCAGGTGCGTCTGATCGATGCTGGATTCCTGTGGACGGAACCCCACTCCAAGCGGATCAAGTTGAAGGTGACCATACagaaagaggtgagagagaggagacgagtgGAGGCATGAGAGTGTGATTTTTAATAGAAGGGATTAGTGTGGATTAGGAACCTGATCTGGAGGACATGTCCCACCGCTATGTGTCCCACCATGTTGTCATTATTTAATCCAGGTGACACTAAAGGGCTGACTGTCGTTTCAGAGCACAGTGATTGGGTGAAGGTTAGCCAGTGGCAGTTATAACTTAATGACCTTTCAGAGGAGTCTCAGTTCCTCAGGGCCCAGGGCTTTGTCTGGAGTGTAGGGGGTTTTGTGTGACCTGTGATCTTGTATCTAGATGCCCTTTAGTCACCAGAAATAGCAGCACCAAACCCTGATGAATAAAGTCTTACACATCAGTGTTTCCCAAAAGGCGGGTGGGTAATGATCCACTGGTGGGTCACAGCCAGTTCCCTTTGGGTTACAGCTTTCTAGCCCAGTTCTGTATTTTAAAGAGTGTTTTATTTACCTGGTGTCACATTACAGTCGTAAGCTATGTTCTGAGTCAGTCATATAAGAGAATAGTGGTTGATGGTAGTGTGACTCTTCCTGTTCAGGTGATGAACGGAGCCATCCTGCAGCAGGTGTTTGTGGTGGAGTTTGTCATCCAGGGCCAGATGTGTGACGACTGCCACCGTGTCGAGGCCAAGGACTTCTGGAACTCTGTGGTGCAAGTCAGACAGAAGGTACCACTGATGATTAGAATTATATTATTCGTGTTGCTCACCACAACAATCATTTTTAACATGTTGTGTTGGTAACCTAATATTGGGCTGGTCCTTTTTAGACTTCTCACAAGAAGACCTTCTACTACCTGGAGCAGCTGATTCTCAAGCACAAACTCCATCAGAACGCACTCAACATCAAGGAGATCCATGGTGGGTTTGGGATACAATATACTGCTCTAAAGTGGGGTTTCATCCAGGAAGAGACACAAGACCATGCAAGCTTACCATTGACATTGATGATTTTCTTGATAAAGTTTTCCTGTCCCGGGCTTTAGAAGGGCACGGCCATGTGTTTATAATCAGTGTGGTAGGATCATAGTACTGAGCATTCTATTTACCATGCCAACAATGCTGTTTGACTCAGGTCCTAttttcagtcacacacacactgtgtagtGAGAGATATTTCAGAAGCAGCGCCCAGTGTGGTTGGACCAGATTGTACGGGAGAAGCTGTCCTTTGACAGTTCAGTATAGCCGGAGTTAAAAGCCTTGAAGCTTCAACATGTGGCAGCCATATCCCCCCCCGGTCCCCATCTGGTCTGTGTTACCGAGGCTGTCGTATTAAGTGTGTCGGAATGGTGATGACCCAGGTcacgtgtggtgtgtgtgtgtctgtgatggaTTTATTGACTGAGGGCTGACTTGTTTTGAATCGTTCTCCTCAGAGGGTATTGATTTCTACTATGCCACCAAGCAGCATGCTCAGAAGATGGTGGATTTCCTCCAGTGCACAGTCCCCTGCAGGTAGGAACAGTTCACCAGAGACCCTCCACTACGGGTAGAGGTTGccctgtagtgacacctctctGACCTGAGGTCAGTGTCTAGGTGACGTCCTCCTACTCTTGATGGCTCCTTAATGGTTATTGCATAATGCCCATGCAATTTTAATTTGATGTTGGGACAATATGTTGACATTGAATTGAACAGTGATGACTTAGACCGCACTAACCACAGTAAGTGCTACAATTATTCAATGTCTATagacatgtgtatatatatatttatttctaGTTTAACATGGAGAGGATTGAGAATGTTGTTTATTTTTTCTCTGACAAGATATTgttgtcttttttttttgtctttgtcaTGTTTAGGTCGAAGACTTCCCAGCGCCTCATCTCCCATGACATCCACTCAAACACGTTCAACTACAAGAGCACCTACTCCATTGAGATCGTTCCTGTTTGCAAGGTATGCAGCATCTTCCTCAAAAAATACTAAAGGTGAAATGCTCCACACactgtgcattcagaaagtattcagaccccttgactttttccacattttgttacgttacagccttatttgaaaatgtattagtGTCATATATATTTATAGCGATTTACAGCcttgggtcttcttgggtatgacgctacaagcttggcacacctgtatttggggagtttctcccattcttctctactgatcccctcaagctctgtcagatggatggggagtgttgctacacagctattttcaggtatctccagagatgtttgatcagctctggactctggctgggccactcgaggacattcagaaacttgatcctgaagccactcctgcataacttggctgtgtgcttagggttgttttcctgttggaaagtgaacctttgccctagtctgaggtcctgagagctctggagcaggtttttatcaaggatctctctgtactttgctccattcatctttccctcgatcctgactagtctcccagtccctgcctctgaataacatccccacagcatgatgctgccaccaccatgcttcaccgtagggatggtgcttggtttcctctagacgtgacgcttagcattcaggccaaagagtaatttaggtgcctttttgcacTCTACCATAGAGGGCTGattggtggtgtgctgcagagatggttgtctttctggaaggttctcccatctccaccgaggaactctggagctctgtcagagtgatcatcgggttcttggtcacctccctgaccaaggccctttgcctccgattgctcagtttgtagaaacatctcaaggattattcatggaaacaggatgcatctgagctcaatttcaagtcttatagcaaagggtctgaatacttcggtaaataaggtatttctgttttgtgtttttggaataaatgtgtcattatggggtattgtgtgtagatttgatgaggggaaaaaatgattgaatccattttagaataaggctgtaatgaaacaaatgtggaaaaggggaaggggtctgtatactttctgaatgcactgtatatcttaACAATTCTCAGCCCTGCACGAGTGGTCAAATAGGTGAACCTATACTCAAATGCTCAGGTACAAACAGGCCAGGGCAGACCTTTACAGATTCCCTGTTcttattataacagacacagcTTCCCTTGGATAGAACTGTGTTGTTTTAAAAGATGCTTTTGAATTGTCAAATGAAAAACTAAATTCGACTCGATCTTGGTGTGTCTAGGTCAGGATTCTTTACTCAAGCTTTTTTGTTGAGTGAATGTTTCTCGTCAATGCTCTTTTGTTGTATTCATGTGATAGATGAATCTACTATTATTTTCCTACATGTAGACTGAGTACACAAGCATCGATGCTTGGCTTCTGACCATCCATGTGTCGAGGGGAATGTTGTTCATATCCAATTCCATCTGCATGTGTTTTTGTTAATTTCTATCCAATGACTGAATTAAGTATTACAGCACTGGTTTATTTAGTAAACCGATATGGCTCAACATTTTCGAGATCAATGAAATGCATTCCTAATCAGAATCTTATTTTCTTTTGCGTTGTTTCTGAGGTAAATTGTAATCACGCTGATAAAACAAAGAGAACCTATCCGACCCCTTGTATAACCAAACTGGCAGTGACAGCACAGCCTCTGTTGTTGTTATTCAGAGGAGATTGCTCTTGAAGGTGTAGCCTAATCCAGTTGAATGTTAATCTATTCTGTAGTACAGTTTGATGTGGGTTTTCTGGGGAATAATCTGGTGGGGAGGTTGGCATGTGAGGGAGGTTTCAATGTTCTCTCTGACCAGACATCAGTCTGACCCCTGGTTTGTTTTGTCTCATTGCCCAGGACAACGTGGTGTGTCTGTCGCCGCGTCTGGCTCAGAGCCTGGGGAACAtgggccaggtgtgtgtgtgcgcccgaGTCACCAGCACCATCCACCTGATCGACCCCAACACCCTGCAGAGTGAGTACAGTACACACCAGCACCACCCACCTCATTGACCCCAACACCCTGCAGAGTGAGTACAGTACACACCAGCACCACCCACCTCATTGACCCCAACACCCTGCAGAGTGAGTACAGTACACACCAGCACCACCCACCTCATCGACCCCAACACCCTGCAGTGAGTACAGTACACACCAGCACCACCCACCTCATTGACCCCAACACCCTGCAGAGTGAGTACAGTACAAGCCACATGCTATTCTGGCTACTGAATAATAGCTTTTACAGATATGCTCTGCTTCATTGATTGATTAGTGTTGATGTTTTGACAAGTTCAATGTTTAAAGGTGATTGGATTTGTGACTGGGTGAGTTTGTGCTTGTCTTGATATAAAGCATCAAAAGTTCACCATCAGTTTTTGATAGACTGATGGAATGTCATTATATTCCACTTGACTTTAGTATTTTGTACCTAACTGAACCCAGTATCGTTTACAGTGTGTCTGTTCACCACATGCTcatcaccctccctctccctctcaacaGCTTCCCTCTGTGTCTAATCAGGGCATTCCACacatggcacacacacatacacacactcatttgTTGTCATTACTTGCTGTGtgtgtataaaaaaaaaagaaatcccTCTGTTTCATTCTGATATTTTGAAAGGCAGGGCACACGTTTTTAATTAGTGTTCAAAGAAAGGCTACTTTTCCTCCAGAGCTGCCTTTCTCAACCCTAGCCTCTGGGCAGAACAGTGATCCATGCTAGCCAAATCACTAGACTGCAGGGGGATTGAAGATCAAATGAATCCTTTGATCTTGTGTGCGTGAGTGTAGGATATGATTGGTGTTTTGAGCAGTCAAAATTGAAACTCTGGACTGTCCATAGAGAGAACCATCTAATTCTATTTCTCCTGTCTGACCCAACAGTCGCTGAGGTGGATGGGGGCACATACTGGCGCAACCCCTTCAACAGCCTCGTTAGCCCACGGCAACTGGAGGAGTTCATCGTCATGGATACTGACGTCATCAGGAACCAGAAGCTGAGGGCGGGAGCAGGTATAAGGTCCAATAAGGTAGGAGTTCTGAGGGAAATGGGCGGTGTTTGGAATTGGGCAGAAGTGTGGCCCATTAGCAAGAACACCTACATTTTAAGATAAATAAATGCTGCTAGTCTTTAGATGCTGTGTGTTCATGCGTGCAACTTCCCTCACTCCATGTGAGGAAAAACatgttctagtgtgtgtgtgtgttggcgagACAGATTGTTTGGGTTGATACAGCTTGACTGCAGGGCTTTGGTGTGTTTGTGGTTTTAATGAAAGTGGTGTCGAGCAGATTGAATTATGGGGAACATTTCTCTTTTCTCGGAAGAAAAATCAATAGTGAAGCATTACATTATCCCTGAAGCAGCACATCCGATTAGAGAAAAACCCTCCACAATACATGGAAGTATTTGTGTGAAATGGAACAGGGAATGGGCTCGCTATGGGAACGATAATGATACCCCTCACCCATCTAAGGGTGTTGAAACACTAAACGTCCTCCATCCGTTTGG from Oncorhynchus keta strain PuntledgeMale-10-30-2019 chromosome 18, Oket_V2, whole genome shotgun sequence harbors:
- the LOC118397352 gene encoding 60S ribosomal export protein NMD3-like produces the protein MEYMQAPATSSQGNILCCTCGIPIPPNPANMCVSCLRTTVDISEGIPKQVNLHFCKQCERYLQPPASWVQCALESRELLALCLKKLKGNMTKVRLIDAGFLWTEPHSKRIKLKVTIQKEVMNGAILQQVFVVEFVIQGQMCDDCHRVEAKDFWNSVVQVRQKTSHKKTFYYLEQLILKHKLHQNALNIKEIHEGIDFYYATKQHAQKMVDFLQCTVPCRSKTSQRLISHDIHSNTFNYKSTYSIEIVPVCKDNVVCLSPRLAQSLGNMGQVCVCARVTSTIHLIDPNTLQIAEVDGGTYWRNPFNSLVSPRQLEEFIVMDTDVIRNQKLRAGAGIRSNKHTLAEVWVQKTSEMDTAQQYHCRTHLGHLLNIGDLVQGFDFANSNVNDEFLNKMNPSHIPDVVLIKKSYNRSKRVKRRNWKLKEMDKDREGMAPEDERQYQDFLEDLEEDEALRKNVNIFRDASKIPVESDTDDEGAPRISLMEMLEDLSLSDATGGEGADMLTE